In one window of Romboutsia hominis DNA:
- the cdd gene encoding cytidine deaminase, with translation MNNKELLKIAEEARKHSYSPYSKFRVGAALLTKDGKVFTGCNVECASFGATNCAERTAIFKAISEGHRDIEAIAVASDNSEKNESTYPCAICRQVIIEFGLDIRIITGYSEGTIKETTIKELVPHYFSGIDFVDNHK, from the coding sequence ATGAATAATAAAGAATTATTAAAAATAGCAGAAGAAGCGAGAAAACATTCTTATTCTCCATATTCAAAGTTTAGAGTTGGAGCAGCTCTTTTAACTAAAGATGGAAAAGTATTCACAGGATGTAATGTAGAGTGTGCATCTTTTGGAGCTACTAACTGTGCTGAGAGAACAGCAATATTTAAAGCTATATCAGAAGGACATAGAGATATAGAAGCAATAGCAGTAGCTAGTGATAACTCTGAAAAAAATGAATCAACATACCCATGTGCAATATGCAGACAGGTTATAATAGAATTTGGGTTAGATATAAGAATAATAACAGGTTATTCTGAAGGAACTATAAAGGAAACAACTATAAAAGAGTTAGTTCCTCACTATTTCTCAGGAATAGACTTTGTAGATAATCATAAATAA
- the era gene encoding GTPase Era, whose translation MFKSGFVSIVGRPNVGKSTLMNNVVGEKIAIMSDKPQTTRNTIQAVYTDEEAQIVFLDTPGIHKPKNKLGEFMVKSATDAFKNVDLVLFVVDDSKKIGPGDRKIIEELRNVKRPVILVLNKIDQLQEDELFELMEMYHKENVFKGIVPISALKGRNIKELIKVIKTYLEEGPKYFPDYMITDQPERVLVAELIREKVLHYVHDEVPHGVAVEIEKMKSRKDKEIVDISAVIYCERESHKGIIIGKNGRKLKGIGKSAREDMELLLGSKANLQLWVKVKENWRNLQNYVSNFGYTDK comes from the coding sequence ATGTTTAAATCAGGATTTGTTAGTATAGTAGGGAGACCAAATGTTGGTAAGTCTACTTTAATGAATAATGTGGTTGGAGAAAAAATAGCTATAATGAGTGATAAACCTCAAACTACAAGAAATACAATACAAGCAGTATATACGGATGAAGAAGCTCAAATAGTTTTCTTAGATACGCCAGGTATACATAAACCTAAAAATAAATTAGGAGAATTCATGGTTAAATCAGCAACTGATGCATTTAAAAATGTTGATTTAGTATTATTTGTTGTGGATGATTCTAAAAAGATAGGACCTGGAGACAGAAAAATAATAGAAGAATTAAGAAATGTAAAGAGACCAGTTATATTAGTATTAAACAAAATAGATCAATTACAAGAAGATGAACTATTTGAATTAATGGAAATGTATCACAAAGAAAATGTGTTTAAAGGAATAGTGCCAATATCAGCACTTAAGGGAAGAAACATAAAAGAGCTTATAAAAGTAATAAAAACTTACTTAGAAGAAGGACCAAAGTACTTCCCAGACTACATGATAACTGATCAACCAGAAAGAGTGTTAGTAGCTGAACTTATAAGAGAAAAAGTATTACACTATGTTCATGATGAAGTTCCTCATGGAGTTGCAGTTGAAATAGAAAAAATGAAATCAAGAAAAGATAAAGAAATTGTTGATATATCAGCTGTTATCTATTGTGAAAGAGAATCTCATAAGGGTATAATAATAGGTAAGAATGGAAGAAAATTAAAAGGTATAGGGAAATCAGCAAGAGAAGATATGGAACTATTATTAGGTTCTAAGGCAAATCTTCAATTATGGGTAAAGGTAAAAGAAAACTGGAGAAACTTACAAAATTATGTGAGTAACTTTGGATATACTGATAAATAA
- the mgtE gene encoding magnesium transporter, translated as MDRKQDASQDLLGEVKSLIENNKILELRELLEEYHTIDIFDIMEHLEEDMKIKLFEVLPLDVAASILEESDAQFFSSTLSKIDIDHRKNILELMSLDDMADILSQLEEGEIENIMELLSKEDADDIKELLIYEEESTGGIMTTGYIEVNKDMTAKEAIEHMRSHAEEAETIYYIYVVDNAEKLVGVLSLRELITARDSSIIEDLMSENIISVYVDEDREEAVRLVSKYNLIAIPVIDRQKRLKGIITVDDIIDVMEEEASEDMYKFAGTSEQERDFVEKVNPTSKEQIISSVRARIPWLIITLLGGLLSMVIFSNLDFIMNPTYASLVFFIPVVIGMGGNIGTQSSALAVMVLSNKDLEFKNVIREGMVGLITGIICSILIGIVIFIFMRDIDIVLVVSLSLFINMIVGAMIGAFMPFLFKKMDVDPSIISAPIIATLLDIVGIAIYLMITTLLLAKIV; from the coding sequence ATGGATAGGAAACAGGATGCTTCCCAGGATTTGTTGGGCGAAGTCAAGAGTTTAATTGAAAATAATAAAATACTAGAATTAAGAGAATTATTAGAAGAATATCATACAATTGATATCTTTGATATTATGGAACATTTAGAGGAAGATATGAAAATAAAATTATTTGAAGTACTTCCCCTTGATGTAGCAGCATCTATATTAGAAGAAAGTGATGCTCAGTTTTTCAGTAGTACTTTATCTAAGATAGATATTGATCATAGAAAAAATATCTTAGAATTAATGTCTTTGGATGATATGGCAGATATTTTAAGTCAGCTTGAAGAAGGCGAGATAGAAAATATAATGGAACTTCTAAGTAAAGAAGATGCAGATGATATAAAAGAACTTTTAATATATGAAGAAGAGTCTACAGGTGGTATAATGACCACTGGATACATAGAAGTAAATAAAGACATGACTGCTAAAGAAGCAATTGAACATATGAGAAGTCATGCTGAGGAAGCAGAAACAATATATTATATATATGTAGTTGATAATGCTGAAAAGCTAGTGGGAGTACTATCTCTAAGAGAGTTAATAACAGCTAGAGATTCTAGCATTATAGAAGATCTAATGAGTGAAAACATAATATCTGTATATGTAGATGAAGATAGAGAAGAGGCTGTAAGATTAGTATCTAAGTATAATCTAATAGCAATACCAGTAATAGATAGACAAAAAAGACTTAAAGGAATAATAACAGTAGATGATATAATAGATGTTATGGAAGAAGAAGCAAGTGAAGATATGTACAAATTTGCAGGTACTTCGGAACAAGAAAGAGACTTTGTAGAAAAAGTTAATCCAACATCAAAAGAACAAATAATATCATCAGTTAGAGCGAGAATTCCATGGCTTATAATAACTTTACTTGGTGGATTATTATCTATGGTAATATTTTCTAATTTAGATTTTATAATGAACCCAACTTATGCATCTTTAGTATTTTTTATACCTGTTGTTATAGGTATGGGAGGAAACATTGGAACACAGTCATCAGCACTTGCTGTTATGGTTCTTTCGAATAAAGATTTAGAATTTAAAAATGTTATAAGAGAAGGTATGGTAGGTCTTATAACAGGAATAATATGTAGTATATTAATAGGAATAGTAATATTTATATTTATGAGGGACATAGATATAGTGTTAGTAGTATCCTTATCTCTATTTATAAACATGATAGTTGGAGCTATGATAGGTGCATTTATGCCATTTTTATTTAAAAAAATGGATGTTGATCCATCAATAATATCAGCACCAATAATAGCAACACTTCTTGATATAGTAGGAATTGCTATATATTTAATGATAACAACTTTGCTTTTGGCAAAAATTGTTTAA
- a CDS encoding YqzL family protein, whose protein sequence is MNNLCWEIFKKTGNIEAYLYLKDYKTLNEEVETMREIETDYDSIEHPGDST, encoded by the coding sequence ATGAACAATTTATGTTGGGAAATTTTTAAAAAGACAGGCAATATAGAAGCCTATTTATATTTAAAAGATTATAAAACACTAAATGAAGAAGTAGAAACTATGAGGGAGATAGAAACAGACTATGATAGTATTGAACACCCAGGGGATAGTACTTAA
- the recO gene encoding DNA repair protein RecO, with protein MIVLNTQGIVLKAVRYEENDVILTLFTRKLGKVSALAKGAKKNKSALLSSSQLFAYCNYTLRKQGSMYRVSQSDIIKSFYDISYDIDAFSYATYITKLVENSTLENQTNNRLFILLAQTLYLYTQVDVDKKFVTHVFELKFLDYIGLRPIINRCSVCGTRDLKSPAFNVYEGGALCSSCSENVQDNISIDVTTLKLMEYILSNDILRCSKAKVSKYIIYELEKILKQYLAVHVDNINQKSLYMLREMKKSSKEDLNE; from the coding sequence ATGATAGTATTGAACACCCAGGGGATAGTACTTAAGGCAGTAAGATATGAAGAAAACGATGTTATATTAACTCTATTTACAAGAAAGCTTGGAAAAGTATCAGCATTAGCAAAAGGAGCTAAAAAAAACAAGAGCGCTCTACTTTCATCTTCGCAGCTTTTTGCTTATTGTAATTATACATTAAGAAAACAAGGAAGTATGTATAGGGTAAGTCAAAGTGATATTATAAAAAGTTTTTATGATATATCCTACGATATAGATGCATTTTCTTATGCTACCTATATAACTAAGTTAGTAGAAAACTCAACCTTAGAAAATCAAACTAACAATAGGTTATTTATACTACTTGCACAAACTTTATATCTATATACTCAAGTTGATGTAGACAAGAAATTTGTAACACATGTATTTGAATTAAAATTTTTAGATTATATAGGTCTTAGACCAATAATAAACAGGTGCTCAGTATGTGGTACTAGAGACTTAAAATCACCAGCATTTAATGTATACGAAGGTGGAGCATTATGTAGTAGTTGTAGTGAAAATGTACAAGACAACATAAGTATAGATGTAACAACGTTAAAATTAATGGAATATATATTATCAAACGATATATTAAGATGTTCCAAAGCAAAAGTATCTAAATATATCATATATGAACTAGAAAAAATACTAAAACAATACTTAGCGGTACATGTAGATAATATAAATCAAAAATCTTTATACATGTTAAGAGAAATGAAAAAATCTTCAAAAGAAGATTTGAATGAGTAA
- a CDS encoding DUF4342 domain-containing protein, producing MSKFRIIIREWIMVNENITIEKLDAVIQRVPGATYEQTKSALTKTNGDVIEAIISLEGQIGFSGKSKKVKKNVEQVFSKDSEDMKELKNKVKDLLQKSSVIRVIVEKNGKNIMNIPLTVGVVGLALGPLVTLVGLSAAVIGKYNIMIQNEQDGSIVDLGELNEEKLSMLKQMLSNTAKGIKDTVVESKKDDKDITDELINEYDNSNLDNNK from the coding sequence ATGAGTAAGTTTAGAATAATTATAAGGGAGTGGATAATGGTGAATGAAAATATTACAATAGAAAAACTAGATGCTGTTATACAAAGAGTACCAGGTGCTACGTATGAACAAACTAAAAGTGCATTAACAAAAACTAATGGAGATGTTATAGAAGCGATAATATCTCTAGAAGGACAGATAGGCTTTAGCGGTAAAAGTAAAAAGGTTAAAAAGAATGTAGAACAAGTATTTTCAAAAGATAGTGAAGATATGAAAGAACTTAAAAATAAAGTAAAAGATTTACTTCAAAAAAGTAGCGTCATAAGAGTTATAGTAGAAAAAAATGGTAAAAATATAATGAATATACCTCTTACAGTAGGAGTAGTAGGTTTAGCACTTGGTCCATTGGTAACATTAGTTGGACTTTCAGCTGCAGTTATAGGAAAATATAACATAATGATTCAAAATGAACAAGATGGTTCAATAGTTGATTTAGGGGAATTAAATGAAGAAAAGTTAAGTATGTTAAAGCAAATGCTAAGTAATACTGCTAAAGGGATAAAAGATACTGTAGTGGAAAGCAAAAAAGACGATAAAGACATAACAGATGAGCTTATAAATGAATATGACAATTCAAATTTAGATAACAACAAATAG
- the glyQ gene encoding glycine--tRNA ligase subunit alpha has product MNFQNMILTLQNYWAKQGCIMMQPYDVEKGAGTMNPNTLLRSLGPEPWKVCYVEPSRRPADGRYGENPNRLYQHHQFQVILKPSPDNIQELYLNSLKEIGIDPNEHDIRFVEDNWESTTVGAWGLGWEVWLDGMEITQFTYFQQVGGIECELETGEITYGLERLAMYIQEVDSVYDLMWNDELTYGDVFRQAEYENSVYAFEECDADMLFNLFDTYEKEATRLIERGLVIPAYDYVLKCSHTFNTLDARGAVGVSQRASFIGRVRTMARNVSSAYVKQREEMGYPLIKEGK; this is encoded by the coding sequence ATGAATTTCCAAAATATGATACTTACATTGCAAAACTATTGGGCAAAGCAAGGATGTATCATGATGCAGCCTTATGATGTTGAAAAAGGTGCAGGTACAATGAACCCTAATACTCTTTTAAGATCATTAGGACCAGAGCCTTGGAAGGTTTGCTATGTAGAGCCATCAAGAAGACCTGCGGATGGTAGATATGGGGAAAATCCAAATAGACTTTACCAACATCATCAATTCCAGGTTATATTAAAACCATCACCAGATAACATACAAGAATTATATTTAAATAGTTTAAAAGAAATAGGTATAGATCCAAATGAACATGATATAAGATTTGTTGAAGATAACTGGGAATCAACTACAGTTGGAGCTTGGGGACTTGGATGGGAAGTTTGGTTAGACGGTATGGAAATAACTCAGTTTACTTACTTCCAACAAGTTGGAGGTATAGAGTGTGAGCTTGAAACCGGAGAAATAACATATGGACTAGAAAGACTTGCTATGTATATACAAGAAGTAGATAGTGTTTATGACCTAATGTGGAATGATGAGTTAACTTACGGAGATGTATTTAGACAAGCTGAATATGAGAACTCTGTATATGCATTTGAAGAATGTGATGCAGATATGTTATTTAATTTATTTGATACATATGAAAAAGAAGCTACTAGACTTATAGAAAGAGGACTTGTAATACCAGCATACGATTATGTGTTAAAATGTTCTCATACCTTTAACACTTTAGATGCTAGAGGAGCTGTTGGAGTAAGTCAAAGAGCATCATTTATAGGAAGAGTTAGAACAATGGCTAGAAATGTTTCTTCAGCTTACGTTAAGCAAAGAGAAGAAATGGGATACCCACTTATAAAGGAGGGAAAATAA
- the glyS gene encoding glycine--tRNA ligase subunit beta, giving the protein MNNYLLFEVGVEELPSRFVSSTLDQIKGNLTKLFNENRIKFDDIKAYGTPRRLAFIVEGISDKQTDLEEEIKGPSKKIAIDADGNFTKPALGFMKSKGLKEEDVIFKTVGKDEYIFGTIRQAGCETSEVLKTILPQAVKMVVFPKAMRWGGKNMRFARPIRWMVTLLNDKVLEIDLEGIISSNVTKGHRFLGQSEFEVNSLEDYLTKLEENFVILDQDKRKAIIKEQCINVANTLGGEIEFDEDLLEEVTHLVEYPTAFYGEFDKEYAKLPKEVVTTPMQQHQRYFPVLKDGKLLPNFIAVRNGNDYKIENVKKGNEKVLEARLADALFFYKEDTKKDLESYIEKLKSVVFQAKLGTVYDKSLRIEKLSVKILDLLGLSQDEADTKRAAKLCKADLVTGMVFEFTELQGIMGREYAKVGGENEAVSEAIFEHYLPRFAGDILPQTNAGIALSIADKLDSIAGFFAIGIHPTGSQDPYALRRQALGVINILMDRKLDISLKSLVDISLENYTNLEFDKQTVANEMMEFFNERIKNLFRELGIRYDVIDAVLSANIDNVSDMYIRAEELNNWLQKDELVEMLTAFNRVSTLAQKATSSEVKEELLVEDAEKALYNEFKNVKESVKSLLNEKRYSESLDAFASLRPSIDNMFDSVMVMDKDEAIKNNRLGLLKQIYDTMLSICDLSKIVYK; this is encoded by the coding sequence ATGAATAACTATCTTTTATTTGAAGTTGGAGTTGAAGAATTACCATCAAGATTTGTAAGTTCTACATTAGACCAAATCAAAGGTAACTTAACAAAATTATTTAACGAAAATAGAATAAAATTTGATGATATAAAAGCTTATGGAACACCTAGAAGATTAGCGTTTATAGTTGAAGGTATAAGTGATAAGCAAACTGATTTAGAAGAAGAAATAAAAGGTCCATCTAAAAAAATAGCAATAGATGCTGATGGAAATTTCACAAAGCCAGCACTTGGATTTATGAAAAGTAAAGGTTTAAAAGAAGAAGACGTAATATTTAAAACTGTTGGAAAAGATGAATATATATTTGGAACAATAAGACAAGCTGGTTGTGAGACAAGTGAAGTATTAAAAACTATATTACCACAAGCAGTTAAGATGGTAGTATTCCCTAAGGCTATGCGTTGGGGTGGAAAAAACATGAGATTTGCGAGACCTATAAGATGGATGGTTACATTACTAAATGATAAGGTACTAGAAATAGACTTAGAAGGTATAATATCTTCAAATGTAACTAAAGGACATAGATTCTTAGGACAAAGTGAATTTGAAGTTAACTCTTTAGAAGATTATCTAACTAAATTAGAAGAAAACTTCGTAATATTAGATCAAGATAAGAGAAAAGCTATAATAAAGGAACAATGTATAAATGTTGCTAACACTTTAGGTGGAGAAATTGAATTTGACGAAGATTTACTAGAAGAAGTAACTCATTTAGTTGAATATCCAACAGCTTTTTATGGAGAGTTTGACAAAGAATACGCTAAACTTCCTAAAGAAGTTGTAACAACTCCAATGCAGCAACATCAAAGATATTTCCCAGTATTAAAGGATGGGAAATTATTACCAAACTTTATAGCTGTAAGAAACGGTAATGACTATAAAATAGAGAATGTTAAAAAAGGTAACGAAAAAGTTTTAGAAGCAAGACTTGCAGATGCATTATTCTTCTACAAAGAAGACACTAAAAAAGACTTAGAAAGTTACATAGAAAAATTAAAGAGTGTTGTATTCCAAGCTAAGCTTGGTACAGTTTATGACAAATCTTTAAGAATAGAAAAATTAAGTGTTAAGATACTTGATTTATTAGGCTTAAGTCAAGATGAAGCTGATACTAAAAGAGCAGCTAAATTATGTAAAGCTGACTTAGTAACAGGAATGGTATTTGAATTTACTGAACTTCAAGGGATAATGGGAAGAGAGTATGCAAAAGTTGGTGGAGAAAATGAAGCTGTTAGTGAAGCAATATTTGAACATTATTTACCAAGATTTGCAGGAGATATACTTCCACAAACTAATGCTGGTATAGCTTTATCTATAGCTGATAAATTAGATTCTATAGCAGGATTTTTTGCAATAGGAATACATCCAACAGGATCTCAAGATCCATATGCACTTAGACGTCAAGCATTAGGTGTTATAAATATACTAATGGATAGAAAGTTAGATATAAGTCTAAAATCATTAGTTGATATATCTTTAGAAAATTATACAAACTTAGAATTTGACAAGCAAACTGTAGCTAATGAAATGATGGAATTCTTCAATGAAAGAATCAAGAACTTATTTAGAGAACTAGGAATAAGATATGATGTTATAGATGCAGTATTAAGTGCAAACATAGACAATGTAAGTGATATGTATATAAGAGCAGAAGAACTTAATAATTGGCTACAAAAAGATGAGTTAGTTGAAATGCTAACAGCATTTAATAGAGTTTCTACATTAGCTCAAAAAGCTACTTCTAGCGAAGTGAAGGAAGAGTTATTAGTAGAAGATGCTGAAAAGGCTTTATACAATGAATTTAAAAATGTTAAAGAAAGCGTAAAATCTTTATTAAATGAAAAGAGATATAGTGAGTCATTAGATGCATTTGCATCACTAAGACCATCAATAGATAATATGTTTGATTCTGTTATGGTAATGGATAAGGATGAAGCTATAAAGAACAATAGACTAGGACTTTTAAAACAAATATATGATACAATGTTAAGTATATGTGATTTATCAAAAATAGTTTATAAATAA
- a CDS encoding helix-turn-helix transcriptional regulator, with translation MTIIQLNDRQLKIIDIVKENEPITSEAIAAHLNVTRATLRSDLAILTMTGILDARPKVGYFYSGVSELNLIGNNIKDKKVRDIMSLPVLVKKDMSIYEVIVNMFLSDVGSIFIIDNDDILCGVVSRKDLLKATIGASDINHMPIGMIMTRMPNIVTINQDEDIVLAAKKIIEHEVDSIPVVERDENNKNNLRVVGRISKTNITKFFLELADN, from the coding sequence GTGACTATTATTCAACTTAATGATAGACAATTAAAGATAATTGATATAGTAAAAGAGAATGAGCCTATAACAAGTGAAGCCATTGCTGCTCATTTAAACGTAACTCGTGCTACACTAAGATCTGACTTAGCCATATTAACTATGACAGGAATATTAGATGCAAGACCTAAAGTTGGATATTTTTACTCTGGAGTTAGCGAATTAAATTTAATAGGCAATAACATAAAAGACAAAAAAGTAAGAGACATCATGAGTCTACCTGTATTAGTAAAAAAAGATATGAGTATATATGAAGTTATAGTCAATATGTTCTTATCAGATGTAGGAAGTATATTCATAATAGATAATGACGACATACTATGTGGAGTGGTTTCTAGAAAAGATCTACTTAAAGCTACTATAGGTGCTAGTGATATAAATCATATGCCAATAGGCATGATAATGACTAGGATGCCCAACATAGTTACTATAAATCAAGATGAGGATATAGTATTGGCAGCTAAAAAGATAATAGAACACGAAGTTGATTCTATTCCTGTTGTTGAACGTGATGAAAATAACAAAAACAACTTAAGGGTAGTAGGAAGGATATCTAAGACTAATATAACAAAATTTTTCCTAGAATTAGCTGACAATTAA
- a CDS encoding pyruvate, water dikinase regulatory protein translates to MKNLIIYVISDSVGETAQQVTKAAISQFKISEECEIRRFPYVMDENFLLEILEGGKSEDAIIVYTLVDENLLNVTKKFCEKENLSNIDLMTPILKEIANKTQMKPKREPGIIRKLDESYFKRVEAIEFAVKYDDGKDPRGILKSDIVLVGISRTSKTPLSMYLANKNIKVANVPLVPEIPIPKEVFEIDNKKIIGLTNTPEKLNQIRAERLKALGLSSNANYANLDRILQELDYSEQVMKKIGCPVIDVSSKAIEETAGIILDIIKENGLNIYKDSDR, encoded by the coding sequence ATGAAAAATTTAATTATATATGTTATATCAGACTCAGTAGGTGAGACTGCGCAACAAGTAACAAAAGCTGCTATTTCTCAATTTAAAATTAGTGAAGAGTGTGAAATAAGAAGATTCCCATATGTTATGGATGAAAACTTTTTATTAGAAATTTTAGAAGGTGGAAAAAGTGAAGATGCTATAATAGTATATACATTAGTAGACGAAAATCTTTTAAATGTTACTAAAAAATTCTGTGAAAAAGAAAATTTAAGTAATATAGACCTAATGACACCAATTTTAAAAGAAATAGCAAATAAAACTCAAATGAAACCTAAAAGAGAGCCTGGTATAATCAGAAAGTTAGATGAAAGCTATTTCAAAAGAGTAGAAGCTATAGAGTTTGCAGTAAAGTATGATGATGGTAAAGACCCAAGAGGTATACTTAAATCAGATATAGTTTTAGTAGGGATATCTAGAACTTCTAAAACACCACTTAGTATGTATCTAGCAAACAAAAACATAAAAGTAGCAAATGTACCTTTAGTTCCAGAAATACCTATACCTAAAGAGGTATTTGAAATAGATAATAAAAAAATAATAGGACTTACTAATACTCCAGAGAAGTTAAATCAAATAAGAGCAGAAAGACTTAAAGCATTAGGACTATCAAGTAATGCAAACTATGCTAACTTAGATAGAATACTACAAGAATTAGACTACTCAGAACAAGTCATGAAAAAAATAGGATGTCCAGTAATAGATGTTTCAAGTAAAGCAATAGAAGAAACAGCTGGAATAATTCTTGATATTATCAAAGAAAATGGATTAAACATATACAAAGATAGTGATAGATAG